The nucleotide window TTCCAGGCAAATCAAATTTCCCAAATCTGATCATAGCCTTTCTTCTGTACATTTCCCAATACAGCTCATATCCTGATTCTTTAAATAGCGTATTCAGATCCAAAGAAGTAATAGCAACTCCCGGCGCATTGTTCTTTAAAGCATCATTCGTTCTGCTGGTTCTCAGTTTATTGACATCTGCCAAAGCAGCTGACAGGTTGCCACTTCTTAAATAAGCTTCTGCTCTCATCATATAAATGGTTCCTAATCTGTACAACGGCACATCCATTCCGCTGGTTCCGTTGTTTCCATAACCCGGATCGAATTCAAACTTAAAGTTCCTTACTCCTCTGTTGATCTGGGCCTGTGTAAATACAGATTCAGAAGGGTTATCAAAATTCAGGTCAGGCGTAAAGTCTGCAGCGAGGGTTGTATTTTTTTCAGTAAATAATTTATAAACTTTAATTCTTCCATCTGCTGTCATATCAAAGTTTCCGTCTGCAAGGATTTTAGGCCCGTATTGCTGTCCTACCTGTAATCCTCTGTTGAAATGAAACCATGGTTTTCCTGTTCCCTCCACTTTACTGAACGAAGGTACACTTATATCTGTTCCATCGTTTCTGAACCAGGTACCGTCTGCATACTGGTAAGATCTCTGAAAACGCGGATCATCGTGATTTCCGTTCCATGAATAATAGAATTCCGGGGTGACACAGGAAGCATTCGTTCCTCTATTATCCGGTGACGGCTTTTGGATTCTTTCCATGGACATGTACGCCAGATCATTATCCGAAGTTTTATCCGTATTCTTTTTCTGAACAACTGAAAAGATCATTTCTTTACTCGTATCATTGTTGATATCAAAATTGTGGAAATAATTGGGTTCCAGACTGAAATTCGGATTATTGATCAGCAGATTGGAATATTCAATTACCTTATCCATATCTGTTCCGGAACCATTGACTGCCTGCTCCAAAAAGTTGAAGGTTCCTGCTGTCTTATTCTTCAAAACTGCCCTGTTCAGGTACATATCCGCAAGGAATGCATACGCAGCCTGCTTGGTAAATCTTCCGGCGTGGGTATTCTGGGTCTTAATATCGGCCAGATTCGGAATAAGACCTTCTACTTCAGTAATCAAAGCATCAATAGTAGTTTCTGCTTTTCTGATCTGAATAGGAGCATTGATATTACCCGGATCTCTGTACGGAGCCTGCCCGAAAAGATCTATTGTTGTATAAGTATAATAGGCCAATAAACCTTTTGCTTCTGCTAAAAATAAGGCTCTGTTGGTACTGTTACTTTTTTCGATACTCGAAATGGCCGTCAGAGACTTTGTAATTCCGAAATTAAGCGAGTTCCAGGTTGTTTTCACAACATCGTTACCTGCATCCCATGTAAACTCGTGCATGGCTCTCCATTTTCCACCATCTCCCCAGTCACTTCCTCTTGTAGGTAATAATGCTTCATCAGTAGAATATTCCTGTAAAGCGAAGACATTTCCATGGTCAACAAAAGTACCGTCTCCAAGCTGCCCATAAGCTGCAGCAAGTGCTGCTTCAGGATCTGCTGTTTCAGAACCTAAAACCTCATCAATTACTTTTTCATCAAGATTGGTACATCCTATTAAAGAAAGTACAGCAAAGGATAATATAATTTTATTACTATATAAAAATTTAGATTTCATGATTTTTTCAATTAAAATTTAACAGTAGCTCCCAGAATGAAAGTCTTAGCAGAAGGATAAGTGGTATAATCAATTCCCAGCGACTGGTTTCCGCTTACCTGCTTGTTGGTATCCACCAGCGGGTCATACCCTGAATAACTTGTAATGGTCAATAGGTTTTGTGCGCTGACATACAGATTGATGCTTCTCAGAAATTTCAGCTGGCTGGTATCGAAAGTATATCCTAATCTTACATTATTCAACCTTATAAAATCTGACTTTTCAAGATAAAGAGATGACAACTGAGGCTGGTTGGTAAAGCTTGCTCCGGAATCATAGAAGCTTTTCAGGACGTTTCTGTCTGAGGCTAAATTGTTGATATTTAAATCCAATGCGGTATTATTTACAAGGTAGCCGCCGGTTTGTCCGATGAAAGAAAATGCAAAATCAAATTTCTTGTATCTCATATAAGAATTGATTCCGAATGTAAAATTCGGGATGGCCCCTTCAAAGATTTTTCTGTCATTCTGATCAATTCTTCCGTCACCATTTATGTCTTCATAGATGTATTTTCCGTTCGCATCCACTCCCAGATAATTCAGCATATAAAAAGATCCTGCTTCGTAGCCGTTCTTATAGATATTGGCGGTAACCCCTGACAGCCCTGGTCCCGAAACTTCTCCCGAGTAAATGGCAGACACCGGAAGATCTTTCACTACATTATTGACTGTAGCTCCATTAACATCAACATTCCATGTGAAGTTTTCAGTTTTGATAATTTCCGAACCTAAAGAGAACTCAAATCCTTTATTGACAATTTTTGCATCAACGTTTTTCCAAACCGTACTTGTGGGGCTTAGCGGTCTGGATGGGATATTCAGGATAGGATCTTTAGTGACTTTGTTGTAATACTCCAATGATCCGTACAATTTGTTTCTCCACAAGCTGAAATCCGCACCAATATTGGTTTGTTCCACCACTTCCCATTTCAGGTCAGGATTAGGGGTCCTGTTGATCACTACCCCATTGATGAGGTTGAGGTTATCATACAGATAATATCCTCCTGATGGTGACAGGGAAGAACTCGCCTGGGTGATCTTGTTCGGAACTTCCTGGTTACCGGTTTGTCCCCAGCTTCCTCTTAATTTTAATTCATTAATAATTTGAGAATCTTTCAGAAAATTTTCATTGGAAACAGTCCAGCCTACTGCAACAGATGGGAAATATCCGTATTTGTTGTTCTGCCCGAAACGGGTAGAACCGTCAGCCCTTAATGAAGCTGTTAATAAGTATTTTTTATCATAGTTGTAATTTACTCTTCCAAAATATGACTGCAGCTCATTTTCCTGGGCATATCCCGCAGCAGGAACAAAGGCTTCCCCGGAATATCCAGGATTGATGTCAGGTGAAATACCTGCTCCCTGGTTGGCAATATTTTTCAACCCGAAATAGGTGCCTGTCGTTTTGAATTTTTGATAAGAGAAACCGCCTAATAAACTGAAATTGTGTTTATTTAAACTCAGGTCATAGGTTAAATAATGTTCCAGCAATACATTATAAGAATCAAGGTTGGCCTGAACATACATTCCTTTTGGAGTTCTGTCCGTGATATTCGGATACATTGTCGTATTCCTCTCAGACATTGTTTTATCAATCCCTAAATTGAACTTATAATTCAGCCCCGGTAAGATTCTTAATGTTGCCTCAGTATTTCCAAGGACTCTGAAAGTATTGGTTTTATCGTTATAAACACTCAAAAGATACAATGGATTGTAATGAGCGTTCATATTAAAGTTCGTATAATTCCCATTTTCATCATATACGGAACGTGTAGGATTTGCCATCAGAGCATGGATGATCACCTGACTGTCAGAACCTGCATTTCCACCATTCGGAATTCCTGTTTCTTTGATGTCACTTGCCGTAAGGTTGAGCTTGATTTTTAATCTCTTATTATCAAAAAACGACTCTTCAGCATTCAGACGGGCTGTCGTTCTTTTGAAACCGCTGTTCAGCACAATACCGTCCTGATCCATATGGGATATAGAAGCAAAATAGTTCCCCGTTTCCGTAGATTTTGAAAATGATACTGAGTGATTGGATGAAACGGCATTTCTGAAAATCTCATCCTGCCAGTCTGTATTTCCTCCATGATCATATAATTTGTTGATCCCTGCCGATCTGTATTCATCAGCCGTCATCAGATCCAGTTTTTTAATGACTGAAGAAAAGCCTAAATAAGTATCATATGTAAACAAAGGTTCTCCTTTTTTTCCTCTTTTAGTTGTAACCAAAACAACACCGTTGGATCCTCTGGCACCATAAATAGCTGCCGCAGAAGCATCTTTCAATACAGTAATCGATTCAATATCACTGGTATTTAAAAAGTTTAACGGGTTTTTAGCCTGGGCATTTCCCAAACCGATATTCGGTGCGGTAGCACTTACGGCATCATTACTCAAAGGAACTCCATCTACGACAAATAAGGGAGTACTTCCGCTTCGGATGGAGCCTATACCTCGGATGGAAACATTCACTCCAGCTCCCGGTTCTCCACTCGACTGAACGATACGTACCCCTGCAATTTTCCCTTGCATCAGGTTATCAACGGAAATATTCATTCCCTCTTTAAAATTTTCTGCCTTCAACTGGCTTACTGCTCCTGTTAAATCAGATTTTTTCTGAGAACCATATCCTACGAGAGTCACCTCTTCAATGGAAGTAGATTGTTTTTTAGGCTCTAATTGTACAGATATTGAAGTTCCGGATATTCTGATCATTTGTTCTCCGTATCCATCGTAAGAAATGGATAAAGTCTGCCCAATACTGGCCGAAATGGTAAAATTTCCAGATGCGTCAGTAGAAGCACTGTCCCCGGTTTCTACAACAGTGATCTTTGCGCCTTCTATGGCAGAGCCATTCTGATCCTTTACAGTTCCGGAAATGGTTTCGTTTACCTGTGAAAATACAGGATGGTTTAAAGTAAATCCTTTAGCATCAGCATGGTTCACCACCAAAAAAATTAACGCAATCGGGATTAGTTTTTTAAACTTAAAAAAATTAATTTTGTGGTACATATCAATAAGTAAGTAATTGCACGATGTTACATTGCTTATCAAAAAGCCGCTGTTGTTCCCGCAACAGTGGTTTTCTTTTCAGGCAACGGTTAGTTTTTATTTCGGCATACAAAGTAAAAGGATCTACCACAAATCTATTTTAACATAATATTATCTTAAAGTCAACAAAATATAAATATCTCAGATTGATAAAATAGAAAACAATTAGCAATCAAACGCTTACAACCCTCTATTTTTCTTATATTCACAGAATTTTAAAAATCACTTAACATAATATATAGCTTATCCCCTGCCAAAAGTGATTAATTTTGAACTTAAAATATGTCGAAATAAAAAAGGCTTTTTTTCTGGGGATCTGTGTTTCATCATTCAATCTGCTTTGGGCGCAATCTCAGCATCTTGATGAGTTAAAAATCAATGAAATTCAGGTTATTGGTTCACATAATTCTTATAAAAAAGCGATTCTGCCGGAAGTGTATCATTATTTATCTCAAAAAGATACTCTTAATGTGCTGCCGAAAATTCAGTATGAACACATTCCTATACTCCAACAGCTGGATCTCGGACTCAGAAATCTGGAAATTGATGTATATGCAGACCGTAAAGGAGGAAAATATGCCCATCCGAAAATTCTGGATCTGGTTCAAACAAAAGAGCCTTTCGATCCTGAAAATATAATGAAAAAGCCGGGCTATAAGATAATCCACATTACAGATATTGATTACCAGACCTGGTATTTTACATTAAAAGACTGCCTGAATGACCTGAAAAAATGGTCGGACAGCCATCCGGATCACGATCCGGTTTTTATAACGCTTGAACCTAAAGACGGAAAGGTCAATCAATTCGGAACAGAACCTGAACATTATACGTCAAAACTTTTTGATGATCTTGATAACGAATTAAAAAAGTATCTGGGAAAAGATAAAATAATTACACCTGATGATATTCGCGGCGCTTATACAACATTGAACGAAGCTGTTTTAAAGAAAAACTAGCCCAAAGTAAAAAACGTAAAGGGAAAATTCCTTTTTGTGTTAGATAATAACGGGGAAAACAGGGATTTGTATATTAAAGGGCACCCCTCTTTGAAAGGAAGAATGATTTTTACCAATTCTGCTCCGGGAACTCCCGAATCTGCTGTTCTTTTTATGAATGAACCGAAAAAAGATGATGCGATGATCAAAGATCTGGTCAAAAAAGGTTATATCATCCGTACCAGAGCTGATGCTGATACCATGGAAGCAAGAAGTGAAGACTACTCAAGGTTTGAAAAAGCAAAAGCAAGCGGAGCACAAATTATTACAACAGACTACTATTACCCGAGCAAGCTATTTAAATCCGGTTATAGAGTAAGCTTTGATCATAATACGTATGAAAGAATAAACCCCATAACAGGAAAATAATCCTGTTTCTGTCAGATTTATAATTGAGGAGGCTGTCTGAATGGGCAGCCTTTCTATTTTAAACACAAATAACACTAATGCTTTTAACAAATATTCACCAATCTGTAAGTATGAATTGAATGCTCTTAAAGCATTGTAAATTACAGCTTTCTGATTTCTTTTCTTTTTAAATCTATTTCAAAATGGTCTGCCGGATCTCCGTGGGAAAGTAATGAAAGGATTTTGAAAACAGATTTTAACTGCTGAATAAATGGATCTTTCGAGTTGTTATCTCTGTACAGGGTTTCCAATACATGATACTGCTTCAGCCTTTCTTCAGGAATATCCTTTTTTGCCAGCTCATCTGCAGACTGAAATTGATATACATCCAACAACAGATCATCAAAAGACCAATTTTTAAAATTCTCAGATTTGATTCCTTTAGCTTTTAGCCCTTCTTTATTCTGAATAAGCAGAAGCAGATCTTCCCCATTCAACTCCTTTGCTTTTTTAATAAAATCTTTCGGCCAGTCATCGGGAATCATTCGTAAGCGAACCAGCTCTTTTAAATGAAAAAGCATGAAGTCATGATACGATTTTGTCTTTAATATATCTTTATTCCAAAGTATTTTACCCGTATTTCTTTGTAAAGCATCATATTCTTTTTCATATAAAGGAAACAATTCATCGAAGCGGGGAACTTCGTCTAAAACCTCGGTCTGAATTTCCATCTTATCGGGAGACTGTATGGTCAGAACCTTATATGCCGGCAGATAAGCCGCCAGTGATGGTACCTGAATATTTACCAGAAACGTACCTTCCGTTTTTCTGATTCCTGAATCATTAATATGCATATGACCTGCAAAGTGAACCTGCAATCCCGCCTCAGCAAATACTTTTGCCACTTCCTCCTCCGGAACACGTTCCAGCTGCCACTTTTTTTCGCCCAATAAACTTTTAATTTCATGAGTTGCCCCATCATTAAAATCGATCATTGGATAATGAGTGAATGCAATCAGGGTTTTGTTATTCTTCTTTGCTTCATGGGT belongs to Chryseobacterium gleum and includes:
- a CDS encoding RagB/SusD family nutrient uptake outer membrane protein, whose translation is MKSKFLYSNKIILSFAVLSLIGCTNLDEKVIDEVLGSETADPEAALAAAYGQLGDGTFVDHGNVFALQEYSTDEALLPTRGSDWGDGGKWRAMHEFTWDAGNDVVKTTWNSLNFGITKSLTAISSIEKSNSTNRALFLAEAKGLLAYYTYTTIDLFGQAPYRDPGNINAPIQIRKAETTIDALITEVEGLIPNLADIKTQNTHAGRFTKQAAYAFLADMYLNRAVLKNKTAGTFNFLEQAVNGSGTDMDKVIEYSNLLINNPNFSLEPNYFHNFDINNDTSKEMIFSVVQKKNTDKTSDNDLAYMSMERIQKPSPDNRGTNASCVTPEFYYSWNGNHDDPRFQRSYQYADGTWFRNDGTDISVPSFSKVEGTGKPWFHFNRGLQVGQQYGPKILADGNFDMTADGRIKVYKLFTEKNTTLAADFTPDLNFDNPSESVFTQAQINRGVRNFKFEFDPGYGNNGTSGMDVPLYRLGTIYMMRAEAYLRSGNLSAALADVNKLRTSRTNDALKNNAPGVAITSLDLNTLFKESGYELYWEMYRRKAMIRFGKFDLPGTAKPASQPFRRIFPIPQATIDASKDFTQNPGY
- a CDS encoding SusC/RagA family TonB-linked outer membrane protein, translated to MYHKINFFKFKKLIPIALIFLVVNHADAKGFTLNHPVFSQVNETISGTVKDQNGSAIEGAKITVVETGDSASTDASGNFTISASIGQTLSISYDGYGEQMIRISGTSISVQLEPKKQSTSIEEVTLVGYGSQKKSDLTGAVSQLKAENFKEGMNISVDNLMQGKIAGVRIVQSSGEPGAGVNVSIRGIGSIRSGSTPLFVVDGVPLSNDAVSATAPNIGLGNAQAKNPLNFLNTSDIESITVLKDASAAAIYGARGSNGVVLVTTKRGKKGEPLFTYDTYLGFSSVIKKLDLMTADEYRSAGINKLYDHGGNTDWQDEIFRNAVSSNHSVSFSKSTETGNYFASISHMDQDGIVLNSGFKRTTARLNAEESFFDNKRLKIKLNLTASDIKETGIPNGGNAGSDSQVIIHALMANPTRSVYDENGNYTNFNMNAHYNPLYLLSVYNDKTNTFRVLGNTEATLRILPGLNYKFNLGIDKTMSERNTTMYPNITDRTPKGMYVQANLDSYNVLLEHYLTYDLSLNKHNFSLLGGFSYQKFKTTGTYFGLKNIANQGAGISPDINPGYSGEAFVPAAGYAQENELQSYFGRVNYNYDKKYLLTASLRADGSTRFGQNNKYGYFPSVAVGWTVSNENFLKDSQIINELKLRGSWGQTGNQEVPNKITQASSSLSPSGGYYLYDNLNLINGVVINRTPNPDLKWEVVEQTNIGADFSLWRNKLYGSLEYYNKVTKDPILNIPSRPLSPTSTVWKNVDAKIVNKGFEFSLGSEIIKTENFTWNVDVNGATVNNVVKDLPVSAIYSGEVSGPGLSGVTANIYKNGYEAGSFYMLNYLGVDANGKYIYEDINGDGRIDQNDRKIFEGAIPNFTFGINSYMRYKKFDFAFSFIGQTGGYLVNNTALDLNINNLASDRNVLKSFYDSGASFTNQPQLSSLYLEKSDFIRLNNVRLGYTFDTSQLKFLRSINLYVSAQNLLTITSYSGYDPLVDTNKQVSGNQSLGIDYTTYPSAKTFILGATVKF